One window from the genome of Erwinia sorbitola encodes:
- the ftsL gene encoding cell division protein FtsL, which yields MIGNERHSLPGVIGGDLLRHGKIPLILLIASLVSAVLVVTTAHKTRLLTAQREQLVLERDALDIEWRNLILEENALGDHSRVERTATEKLQMQHVDPSQENIVVQQ from the coding sequence ATGATCGGCAACGAACGCCACAGCCTGCCGGGTGTGATCGGTGGTGACCTGCTGCGACACGGCAAAATCCCACTGATCCTGCTGATTGCATCGCTGGTTTCAGCGGTGCTGGTGGTCACTACGGCGCATAAAACGCGTCTGCTGACCGCCCAGCGCGAACAGTTAGTGCTGGAGCGTGATGCCCTCGATATTGAGTGGCGCAACCTGATCCTTGAAGAGAATGCACTGGGCGATCATAGCCGGGTGGAGCGCACCGCAACGGAGAAACTACAGATGCAGCATGTTGATCCTTCGCAGGAAAATATTGTGGTACAGCAATAA